The Setaria viridis chromosome 2, Setaria_viridis_v4.0, whole genome shotgun sequence DNA window TGACGGAGATAAACATGTGGAGTGGAGATCGAGCCGGCCGAGGCGTGCAAACCACCGCGCGCTGCCTCGTTGCCGTCGTCTGTCCCCATCTCGGCTTCTCGGCAGCTCCACCGCCCGGCCGGGCCGGGCACTACTATGATATTCTCCCTTGTCCGCATGCCCCATCTCGTCTCACTTCGCGCTTCTCTCGAGTCTCGCCACCTCCGTCACCTACGAGTCCTCCGCCAGAGGCTCTGGCGGCGGGATGGAGCTGAAGCCTGGCTTGTCGGCCctcgtcaccggcggcgcctCCGGCATCGGTAAGTAAGAGCAACGGCAACGCCCCCTGGTGTAAATGGGTTGGGCCGGGCCTTAGCGAGGATTCGCGCGCTTtgttcgtttttttttttccgttgACGGGCTCCCCTCCGTCGTAGTAGTCGGGTCGCCTGGCTGGCTCACGGCCTTTGGCCTTTCGGGTCCTTTTCTCCTCCGGTGATGTGCTCGTTGCTACGACCGCCGCAATTGGTGGCTGGATACGGTGGTGCTAACACCGCCGCCGGTGGCAGCCGGAAGTTACTACTAGCCATGGATTCGATGCTCTCTCCTTTCACCATCACCCAAGCCTGCAGTGGTGTACCCACCTAGTGCCGCTTGGGGTGAGGTAGACGCACGCTTCGGCGTAGGCTCGGATCATAGCTGAAAGCACGAGTTCGTTCCGTACTTCCGTTCTCGGTACGCTTGATTTTGTGCGGGGGCAGCGGTTTTTGTAGATTCCTTATAATGCATTGGCTAACAGCTTCCCTTTTGTTTTTCAAGGGAAAGCGCTCTGCATTGCTCTTGCAAGGAAGGGTGTGTTTGTGACCGTCGTCGATTTTTCCGAAGAAAATGGGAGAGAAGTTGCTTCGATTGTTCAGAAGGAAAACAAACTTATTCATGCATATGCTAGAGTTCCATCTGCCATATTCATCAAGTGCGATGTCACCAATGGAGGTAAGTTCTTGCAAGGGATGAAGATTAATCTTGTATGCAAGGGTCACTGACTGAAAATCATGTGAATTAAGTTAGCAAATAGCAAACACTCGTGATGTTCTTTAGAAATGTATTTAGGAAGATCATAACACAGGGACACTATCAAATTGTATGCCGCAGGGATCTATTCATACCTTCCGTGTCAGATCTTTGAATTCTGTATCCTAGAATATTGTTAATTTGAGCCTAAGGTCATTGGAACTGTAATTTCTCCTGCCTTCCATATTTGACATGATCTTAAAGATTTACACTGGTTTTTCATGTAGATGCTCTTGCTGCTGCTTTCCGGAAACATGTGGACACATTTGGTGGACTAGATATCTGCATCAACTGTGCTGGATTTGTCAACAAATCTTTGGTTTATGATGATAAATCTGATGGAACTTCCACTTGGAGGCGTGCAGTAAATGTGAACCTTGTTGCCGTTATCGATGGTACTCGTATTGCAGTAAGCCTCTCATCGACTGCTACAATAGAATTGCAGCAACAGTGAGTGCTGCTCGTGTCTGCACTTTCTTGTTTGTGATTATGAAATGCATATATATTTCAATTTCTTTTGATACAGTTATTCAATAAAAAGTAGTATTTGTCCTTTTCCAATATTATTGTCATTATTGAAGGTTAAAAGGTAACAGTTCTTTTAGAATATAACCTGTTCTTGTTGTCAATTTAGAGCAATCAGGATATAATTTTGGATCAGTGACAATCAAGAATTTGCAAATCTGCCTTGCATTATCTGCGAATTTTGAATTCTTCAACTTTGCACTACTTCAAAACACAATTTTCATACAAGTTATCTTTGCTCGTTTGTTGCCAAAAGAAAATATGCACTACTAATGTTGGGTTTGTTTTCATCACAGACTCAAGTAATGCGATCCCAGAAGAAGCCTGGTGTCATAATAAATATTGGCTCAGTTGCTGGTCTATATCCTATGAGCTATGAACCTGTGTATAGCGGGACAAAAGGTTTGTTGATTCTGGAAGACAGATTTACTATCCATATGCTGATTGTGTTTGCAACAGAGCAGTTGGAACATGAAACCAGTTTTGGATTTATCTAAGACTTTGAATTCGTAGACTGATTAGTTTTCGATTTGGTCCAAATTACCGTGGCTTCACAAACCTTTTTGGCGTGTATGTACACAATGTGACCTGAAACTTCATTTTTGTAGGGGGTGTGGTTATGTTTACAAGATCACTTGCCCCATTGAAGCGGCATGGCATTCGTGTCAATGTACTGTGCCCTGAGGTATCAAGATTTTGCATGACTTGAGGCATATATGGCTAATTATTTCTTGCACTCGTTGATTTTGCATTCATTGCATCTACTTTGAAACTGTTCTAACATTCCTTATTAACTTGTGAAAAAATACTGATAGGTTCTGCAATGTTCAGGACTAACCTGACAATCGTACTGTAGAGCGTACTGTATCCTCTGCTACACAAAATCGTATGGACATTATAAAGTACATATCAATTTCACCAGAAAGTGTGACTGCTCATTACCTGGGTTCTCAAGGGCAAGGGACAATCATTCAAGTGAAAGTTGTACGAACATGAACTTGAACTAACTTGTAAAAAGAAGCATGTTCCACAGCTAGCTGCAGGAGGGGCAAGGGCAATTGGGATGATGATATTTCAAGTCTTATTTATCTTAGATTTATAGGTTGCACTAATGTATGCAGTTTGTCCAAACTAATATGGGAGAAAAAGTAAATCGTGTACTTGTGGATGCACTTGGTGGGTATCTAAAGGTGGAGGATGTTGTTAAAGGTGAGCTATTTCTCCCTAGTTAAGCTGTAATTATTTGCTTCACTTTATTGTCTAGTTTTTTCCATAATAGACATGTCATGATGACAACTGGTTACCATTGAGCCTTAGAAGAACTGTATACCGCTGTTCAATTGAGATGCGATGATTAAATTGATGAAATCAAATATGGGCactcatgcatgcatatgaaACATGTATCCTGTACTGTAAATTGACCCCTGAATTGTAGAATTTTGGTTTCGAATTTGAGCTGTAGGTTTAATAATTTTGCAACGAATAAAGAATTGAATAGTTTAGTTAGATTATTTTCTTGCCAGAATGGATCAATTTTGCTAGGCCAACCATGTGTTCCAGGTAAATATGCTTTTTACCTCCTTTGATTTCCTTGTACAAGCGCAGCCCTCAAATTCATGGAACCAGTAAACACACCTATGCAAGTTTAAGGACTGCTGTGCTATTTTAAGGTCCATATTGACATATATTGCATTTGCATATGATGTTTCTTGCATGTTCGAGAAATTTTTTTATGAAGTCTTTCTCTTTCCATATTATCTGAAAAGAACCCCTTTTTTGTCTGGATTAGGTGCATTTGAGCTAATAGAAGATGAGAGCAAGGCTGGTGCTTGTCTTTGGATATCTAAGCGGAAAGGGATGGTTTATTGGCCAacatctgaaaaagaaaaaaactaccTTGTTTATTCCTCAAAATCACAAAGGAAATCGGTAGAGAATAGATTTCCTAGCATCCAAACACCTGAATACTTTCAGAAGATGTAAGTGGTCCTTCTACGTTCCATTTATACTTGTTCTAATGGCTTGTTGAATCTTGTTAATAACAATGACTGCATCCAGGGATTGCTGGTGAAGGATATATCCTATGTTCTGATTTATGTTCCTTTTCATCCTATGGAATTTCCCTGTTTCTGTTCTTAACATTTATAGTTCTTGGGTTGACTGTTACAAGTAGAATGCCGGACTAAATAGCTGAGAATATTCACTGCTACTTCATTTTTGTCATATTTATGCTTGAACCAAAATTTTTAAGAACattaaacatgatatgaatgtaGTTTCGGAAATCTATGTAAAGTATTGCCTACAATAACTAATCAATTTAATATGTTTGAGAGGTATCATAACACCAATAGTTGGTCCATTTAGAACTACATTCCCATCGGCTAATGTGCTGTCAGTTCTACATATATGTATGGTGCTTCTGTAGGGTTGTTCACACACTCAGCCATAATTTTCGGAATGCTACAAGGCTTGAGCGCATGCGCCTGAGATTACCTATTGAACCACACAGCGCTCTAGTTAAAATAATATATGCTGGTGTAAATGCTAGTGATGTAAGTCCTTGCATTGGTATTTTCAACTGTTTCTGTTTTTATTCCTCCACTGCATATCCATCAGAAGATATTGATGATATATTTCAGGTAAACTTCAGTTCTGGTCGTTATTTCAGTGGTAATGCTAAAGAAGCTGCTGCACACCTTCCATTTGATGCTGGTTTTGAGGTAACTTTTCATAGTTCCATGCTcggtttttttttaccgaagttAGCAGGGTAgcctcctacctattttttgtatatatatgaaCAAAATATTTACATGGGTGAGTCGTAGACTCAAAGAAAAAGAGAGTACACTTTACAGACTACTCAGCCAAGAAGAGAATGGCACTTTGACCGATGGCTTTGCCTTAATCAAAACCATTGAAACCTCCTGCTTCATCAGAACTCTCCAAGCAGCCAAGGAGAGAGTTCCATTGTCAAAAATGATACTATTTCTATGACACCAAATGCACCAGCAGCCTATCATCAGAATTTCCCTGAAAATGTGAGCACCAAAATCACGACGACCAGCAATGATCATGTCCAGGGGTGTGCTGCTAGGCGAAGCGGTTGAGTGCCGCACTGGTCCCAATTGATTTGTAACAAGGCCCAACAAGCCTGGCTGAAAGGACATGAGAAGAACGGGTTCATAACAGTTTCTTCAGCGCTAGAGTTGCAAAGCACACAACTGTAGTTTGGCAGAagcatatttttcctacaaagcATGTTTCTTGTATTTAGTCGATCCCTCAAGAGAAGCCAGAAAAAGAACTTGTGTTTACCCCTACAA harbors:
- the LOC117842713 gene encoding uncharacterized protein; translation: MELKPGLSALVTGGASGIGKALCIALARKGVFVTVVDFSEENGREVASIVQKENKLIHAYARVPSAIFIKCDVTNGDALAAAFRKHVDTFGGLDICINCAGFVNKSLVYDDKSDGTSTWRRAVNVNLVAVIDGTRIATQVMRSQKKPGVIINIGSVAGLYPMSYEPVYSGTKGGVVMFTRSLAPLKRHGIRVNVLCPEFVQTNMGEKVNRVLVDALGGYLKVEDVVKGAFELIEDESKAGACLWISKRKGMVYWPTSEKEKNYLVYSSKSQRKSVENRFPSIQTPEYFQKMVVHTLSHNFRNATRLERMRLRLPIEPHSALVKIIYAGVNASDVNFSSGRYFSGNAKEAAAHLPFDAGFEAVGIVASVGDLVKHIKVGTPVALMTFGSYTEFMLIPAKRLILVPRPDPEVVAMLTSGLTASIALEKAGQMTSGQVVLVTAAAGGTGQFAVQLAKLAGNKVVATCGGESKSTFLASLGVDRVINYRNEKIKDVLKKEFPRGVDIIYESVGGETFDICLNALAVYGHLIVIGMISQYQEKEGWKPQNYTGLCEKILGKSQTVAGFFLIQYAHLWQDHLEKLFNLYASGKLKVFLDPKKFLGVASVADAVEYLHSGRSVGKVVVCMDPSYGETLAKL